One Cicer arietinum cultivar CDC Frontier isolate Library 1 chromosome 8, Cicar.CDCFrontier_v2.0, whole genome shotgun sequence DNA segment encodes these proteins:
- the LOC101500163 gene encoding transcription factor bHLH131, producing MVLLRQGMQHVRNYYNSEAQMIRSNFPRPFISQTYKSSFTKQKSKVENKLLAAKKHSEAEKRRRMRINGQYETLRSILPNLIKKDKASILVETIKQVKELKKKASNLEEQNRGTLKEVKFPSGGDRLNLEKCNDEEGLVKATLSCEDRPGLMSSIARAIGSMKAKVVKTEMVTVGGRTKTVLWVQGIENESMGMLKSTLKVVMHKPSFKMRRFPQ from the exons ATGGTTCTACTTCGACAG GGTATGCAACATGTTCGAAATTACTATAACTCTGAAGCACAAATGATCCGAAGCAACTTTCCGCGACCATTCATCTCACAAACTTACAAAAGCAGTTTCACAAAGCAAAAATCAAAGGTAGAGAACAAATTACTGGCAGCTAAGAAACATAGTGAAGCAGAAAAGAGACGTAGAATGCGAATCAACGGTCAATATGAGACCCTCCGCAGTATCCTCCCCAACTTGATCAAA AAGGACAAAGCATCAATACTAGTGGAGACTATCAAGCAAGTGAAGGAGCTGAAGAAAAAAGCATCAAATCTGGAAGAACAAAATCGCGGTACCTTAAAGGAAGTCAAGTTTCCTAGTGGGGGAGACAGATTGAATTTGGAAAAGTGTAATGATGAAGAGGGTTTAGTGAAGGCTACATTGAGTTGTGAGGATAGGCCAGGATTAATGTCATCTATAGCAAGAGCAATAGGGTCAATGAAAGCCAAAGTTGTGAAGACTGAGATGGTGACAGTGGGTGGAAGAACCAAAACTGTGTTGTGGGTGCAAGGTATTGAAAATGAAAGTATGGGGATGCTCAAGAGTACATTGAAAGTTGTAATGCATAAGCCAAGCTTTAAGATGCGGCGATTTCCTCAGTAA
- the LOC101514200 gene encoding ubiquitin carboxyl-terminal hydrolase 17, producing MLVVEILGFQGLVYLLLVLGFLVIRQIWRNAEAKKEEIMRLVQDTAAMAEMEAAALASNSNSNSVSASISASNLIPVSVSQWYQCAVCYSPTTMRCSRCKAVRYCSGKCQISHWRQGHKDECCHSNTTNREVKDENITCRESVSETKFDHVHEFKEKHVGDGSYSDSYSSLNPSIAARKSYDEDCHDTSVKPVCDNTADDTRVASNDCDGSMLSPSLPLKTKNLVNIEVKNSSSSRRSKKKSSNTTDETGFKSKVPKVKSDASHDVASNLGGHEHGRKVASVEKPITDTSNGRTVPSLSSSSVDIVADDVEESLLSRYKEARRSSSSSRDQLSSTTKEDLISLSKSTKTDNYHTLPSKVSVVPNLPQNVRNGLKTSMQKVVQQFRSSKESKSNLISSENELGFPYELFVELYCYDKVKLIPFGLTNCGNSCYANAVLQCLAYTRPLTSYLLQGFHSRRCQKKGWCFICEFEYLFQKAKEGNSPLSPIGILSKIHKIGSHLGHGREEDAHEFLRGAVDTMQSICLKEAGVSSPLTEETTLIGYTFGGYLRSKIKCLRCLGKSERYERMMDLTVEIDGDIETLEEALGQFTAPEILDKDNKYNCGRCKSYEKAKKKLTVLEAPNILTIVLKRFQSGNFEKLNKSVQFPEVLNMAPYMSGTKDKSPLYSLYAVVVHLDIMNAAFSGHYICYVKNNRGEWFRTDDSKVEPVELSRVLSERAYMLLYSRHSPKSLGSVSSSAGFSTGKFKRRNAVSKTRSNSMVTSAGSLSLQPKQGKHSQWNALDNSDSNEFVYREEWRFHDGRRNTMVDSSSESSLFSSSDASSCSTASTKDSASTADFSDYIFGEAGSNWYGHYGISSNSAALSSYDNLHTNLSMDSNANRRLQHNSEDKAIANKNKIHSSRWGIDLKRYVTAKNHDKNSVVNVRRTSTDSSAQTFY from the exons ATGTTGGTGGTTGAAATTTTAGGGTTTCAGGGTTTGGTTTATTTGTTGTTGGTTTTGGGGTTTTTGGTAATTCGTCAAATTTGGAGAAATGCAGAAGCGAAAAAGGAAGAGATTATGAGGTTGGTGCAAGATACTGCTGCCATGGCTGAAATGGAAGCTGCTGCTTTAgcttcaaattcaaattcaaattcagttTCAGCTTCAATTTCAGCTTCGAATTTGATTCCTGTTTCGGTTTCTCAATGGTATCAATGTGCGGTTTGTTATTCTCCTACTACCATGCGTTGCTCTCGCTGCAAAGCTGTTAGATACTG TTCGGGTAAGTGTCAAATTAGTCACTGGAGGCAAGGTCACAAGGACGAATGTTGTCATTCGAATACCACCAACAGGGAGGtcaaagatgaaaatattaccTGTAGGGAATCGGTATCAGAAACAAAGTTTGATCACGTTCATG AATTCAAAGAAAAACATGTTGGTGATGGATCTTACAGTGACTCATATTCCAGCCTTAATCCTTCTATTGCTGCAAGAAAATCGTATGACGAAGACTGTCATGACACATCTGTGAAACCTGTATGTGATAATACTGCTGATGATACACGTGTAGCTTCCAATGATTGCGATGGGAGCATGTTGTCGCCCTCACTTCCCTTGAAAACTAAAAATCTTGTTAATATTGAAGTTAAGAATTCTAGTTCAAGTAGAAGAAGCAAGAAAAAGTCTAGTAACACTACTGATGAGACCGGATTTAAATCAAAAGTTCCAAAAGTCAAATCTGACGCATCTCATGATGTGGCATCAAATTTGGGTGGCCATGAACATGGAAGGAAAGTTGCATCAGTTGAAAAACCAATTACAGATACCTCTAATGGCAGGACTGTACCTTCCTTGAGCAGTTCAAGTGTAGATATTGTAGCTGATGATGTGGAAGAGTCGCTTTTGTCCAGGTACAAAGAAGCACGACGATCATCATCTAGTTCTCGTGATCAACTATCCTCAACTACTAAAGAGGATTTGATTTCACTTTCCAAGTCTACAAAAACTGACAATTATCATACCTTGCCCTCAAAAGTTAGTGTCGTTCCAAATCTTCCACAAAATGTTCGTAATGGTTTGAAAACATCAATGCAGAAAGTTGTCCAGCAGTTTAGAAGCTCAAAAGAGTCAAAATCCAATCTAATATCTAGTGAAAATGAG TTGGGCTTTCCTTATGAACTCTTCGTGGAACTTTATTGCTATGACAAGGTGAAACTAATTCCCTTTGGCCTTACAAACTGTGGGAACAG CTGTTACGCTAATGCAGTTCTCCAGTGCTTGGCGTATACTCGACCTCTAACATCATATCTTTTGCAAGGGTTCCATTCGAGACGAT GTCAGAAGAAGGGATGGTGTTTTATCTGTGAGTTTGAATATCTATTTCAGAAGGCAAAAGAAGGGAATTCTCCACTTTCTCCAATTGGGATATTATCtaagatacacaagattggaaGTCATCTTGGACATGGGAGAGAGGAAGATGCGCATGAATTTTTGAG GGGTGCAGTTGATACAATGCAATCGATTTGCCTCAAGGAAGCCGGTGTTTCGAGTCCTTTGACCGAAGAAACAACTCTCATAGGGTACACTTTTGGAGGTTATCTACGATCAAAG ATAAAGTGCTTAAGGTGCCTGGGGAAATCTGAGAGGTATGAGAGAATGATGGATCTTACTGTTGAGATTGATGGGGATATTGAAACTTTGGAGGAGGCTCTTGGACAATTTACAGCGCCAGAAATCTTGGataaagataataaatataattgtggCAG ATGTAAATCGTATGAGAAAGCCAAGAAGAAGTTGACAGTATTGGAGGCACCGAATATTCTTACAATTGTACTAAAACGATTTCAG TCCGGTAACTTTGAGAAGTTGAATAAGTCAGTTCAGTTCCCTGAAGTCTTGAATATGGCTCCTTATATGAGCGGAACAAAAGATAAATCTCCATTGTACAGTCTTTATGCAGTAGTTGTCCATTTGGATATCATGAATGCTGCATTTTCGGGCCATTATATCTGTTATGTGAAGAACAATCGAGGAGAATGGTTCCGGACTGATGACAGCAAG GTAGAACCTGTTGAATTGTCAAGAGTCTTATCAGAAAGGGCATACATGCTTCTTTATTCAAG GCATTCTCCAAAGTCCTTGGGTTCAGTAAGTAGCAGTGCAGGCTTTTCAACTGGAAAGTTCAAGAGGAGGAAC GCTGTTTCTAAGACGCGATCAAATTCCATGGTTACAAGTGCTGGTTCTCTCTCACTACAGCCGAAGCAAGGCAAGCATTCTCAATGGAATGCTCTCGATAATTCCGATAGCAATGAATTTGTATATCGAGAAGAGTGGAGATTTCATGATGGGAGAAGAAATACTATGGTGGATTCTTCTAGCGAAAGTTCACTCTTTAGCTCTTCTGATGCAAGTTCTTGTAGTACTGCAAGTACCAAGGACTCGGCTAGTACTGCTGATTTTTCAGATTACATATTTGGTGAGGCGGGATCCAATTGGTATGGACACTATGGTATTTCATCTAACTCGGCAGCATTGTCTTCCTATGATAACTTGCATACAAATTTATCAATGGACAGTAATGCTAATAGGAGGCTCCAACATAACTCGGAAGATAAAGCAATTgctaacaaaaacaaaattcatagtAGTAGATGGGGAATTGATCTTAAAAGATATGTCACTGCTAAAAATCATGACAAAAATTCCGTTGTAAATGTGAGAAGAACAAGTACAGATTCATCAGCTCAAACATTTTATTGA